A genomic region of Friedmanniella luteola contains the following coding sequences:
- a CDS encoding chorismate mutase, with the protein MSDEVTAELGRLRDSIDNMDAALVHLLAERFKITQQVGVLKAEHGLPPADPAREAQQIARLRTLAAQAKLDPEFAEKFLTFVVAEVVRHHEAIATAQH; encoded by the coding sequence ATGAGCGACGAGGTGACCGCGGAGCTGGGCCGGCTGCGCGACAGCATCGACAACATGGACGCCGCCCTCGTGCACCTGCTGGCGGAACGGTTCAAGATCACCCAGCAGGTGGGGGTGCTCAAGGCCGAGCACGGGCTGCCGCCGGCCGACCCGGCGCGGGAGGCGCAGCAGATCGCGCGGCTGCGCACCCTCGCCGCGCAGGCCAAGCTCGACCCGGAGTTCGCGGAGAAGTTCCTCACCTTCGTGGTGGCCGAGGTGGTCCGCCACCACGAGGCGATCGCCACGGCGCAGCACTAG